A region from the Coffea eugenioides isolate CCC68of chromosome 9, Ceug_1.0, whole genome shotgun sequence genome encodes:
- the LOC113782397 gene encoding uncharacterized protein LOC113782397, protein MTDLLAHVVQQQGQPPIQQPGNPGHVVESEDRALERFQKFSPPKFLGGPDPDVAEKWLEKMIEIFAALHYSEERQVTFAVFQLEGVTRSWWNVIRMKWDREQIPRTWVNFVRDFNAKYFPPLVQEKKEDEFIRLRQGTQSVAEYESQFTRLSKFAPELILTEQRRVQRFIQGLNVEIQKDLAVAQINIFSDAVEKAL, encoded by the coding sequence ATGACCGACTTGTTAGCCCACGTAGTGCAACAGCAGGGCCAACCTCCTATCCAGCAACCTGGGAACCCTGGCCATGTAGTAGAGAGTGAAGATCGGGCCctagagagatttcagaagttctctccGCCAAAATTTCTGGGCGGGccagatccggacgtggccgaaaAATGGTTAGAGAAAATGATAGAAATTTTCGCCGCCCTACACTATTCAGAGGAGAGGCAGGTTACTTTCGCTGTCTTCCAATTGGAAGGGGTCAcgcgttcttggtggaacgtgatacgaATGAAGTGGGACCGGGAACAAATCCCAAGAACATGGGTAAACTTTGTGAGGGACTTCAATGCGAAATACTTTCcccctctagtccaggaaaagaaagaggacgagttcattagaCTCCGTCAGGGGACGCAATCGGTGgctgagtacgagagccagtttactcgTTTATCTAAGTTCGCCCCTGAACTCATTCTAacggagcaaaggagagttCAGCGTTTTattcaagggctcaatgtggaaattcaaaaggatttggCGGTAGCCCAGATCAATATCTTTAGTGACGCTGTGGAGAAAGCTTTGTGA